The sequence below is a genomic window from Ferrimicrobium acidiphilum DSM 19497.
CTTCGCAGTGTCACCGTCATCGAGGTTTTAGTTCGTCCACACGAACTGCTGATAAAACTCAGGCTTACCCGATCGCGGTTGGTATGCCCTAAGTGCTCCTATGCGACCCGGGCCTGTTATGACACGAGAACGCTCGACTCACGTTGGAGACACCTCGACATCGGGACTCACCAGACGTGGCTCTCGTGCCAACTGAGACGACTCCGGTGTCCAACCCACGGGGTGATCACTGAGGCAGTACCATTTGCCCGACCAGTTGGGGAGTCGCGG
It includes:
- a CDS encoding transposase family protein — its product is MRATSLVKQMLGLRSVTVIEVLVRPHELLIKLRLTRSRLVCPKCSYATRACYDTRTLDSRWRHLDIGTHQTWLSCQLRRLRCPTHGVITEAVPFARPVGESRFTRDFEHLVAWGCAKMTVPNDSDHA